A region from the uncultured Sunxiuqinia sp. genome encodes:
- a CDS encoding HAMP domain-containing sensor histidine kinase — MVLQHRTYRQRIFIYFFAAFSFFMIAILAFQYNREKRYRIDELETSLDNYAGFTHRYIEHYDILSQQNFERLDTIKYLIPESNIRITVIGQKGNVMYDSFVPEYSTMENHLHRPEIQKALYSDTGGNIRHSETTGQDFYYYARYYDGYFVRCAVVYNIAIENFLKAERVFIFFMLALFLIMWGLLSLVTRRLGEIINRLRDFAVRAGKDEDIDPHLEFVDSEFGDIRRQIVQIYNGLRKTKQDLTAEKERLFNHLNALNEGIAFFLSTKEKILANSHFIQYINLISERSSISAEMLFEIEDFKPLVFQIEKYLSDEVVINPKDLPQFSVTISKGEKYYNVQSIVFPDKSFEILISDVTRPEKRRLLKQQLTSNIAHELKTPLASIKGYLETIINNQSLPKEKQVYFVQRAFIQSERLNSLLNDISLLNNIEDAGDLFEFKQVHLRPLINDVIENLESRMNEKNIVIQLAVDEKVTVFGNDSLLSSIFQNFVENSINYAGENASIKIKQYLEDEKFYYLSYSDSGKGIAEAHLPRIFERFYRADEGRTRENGGTGLGLSIVKNAVQLHRGEISVRNKPEGGLEFLFSLAKA; from the coding sequence GTGGTACTTCAACACAGAACATATAGGCAACGCATTTTCATTTACTTTTTTGCGGCATTCTCATTTTTCATGATTGCCATCTTGGCGTTCCAGTATAATCGGGAAAAGAGATACCGAATAGACGAACTGGAAACATCGCTGGATAACTATGCAGGTTTTACTCATCGTTACATTGAGCATTACGATATCTTGAGCCAGCAGAACTTTGAGCGCCTTGATACGATTAAATACCTGATCCCGGAAAGCAACATCCGGATTACAGTGATTGGGCAAAAAGGGAATGTGATGTACGATAGTTTTGTGCCCGAATATTCAACAATGGAAAACCATTTACACCGTCCCGAAATACAAAAAGCTTTGTATTCCGATACCGGTGGAAACATCAGGCATTCTGAAACAACCGGGCAGGACTTTTATTATTATGCCCGCTATTATGATGGCTATTTTGTACGATGTGCGGTGGTTTATAATATCGCTATTGAAAACTTTCTGAAAGCCGAGCGAGTGTTTATCTTCTTCATGCTTGCTCTTTTTCTCATTATGTGGGGACTTCTTTCGTTAGTTACACGACGGTTGGGTGAGATTATTAACCGACTGCGTGATTTCGCAGTCCGAGCAGGGAAAGACGAAGATATTGATCCGCATTTGGAGTTTGTCGATTCGGAGTTTGGAGATATCCGACGACAAATTGTACAAATCTATAATGGCTTACGCAAAACCAAGCAAGATCTAACTGCCGAAAAAGAACGCCTGTTTAACCACTTAAATGCACTTAACGAAGGGATTGCATTTTTCCTTTCAACCAAAGAAAAGATATTGGCCAACAGTCATTTCATCCAGTACATCAATCTAATTTCTGAACGCTCATCTATTTCAGCAGAAATGCTTTTCGAAATAGAAGACTTCAAACCACTGGTTTTTCAAATTGAAAAGTACCTGAGTGATGAGGTTGTGATCAATCCAAAGGATTTACCTCAGTTTTCGGTTACGATATCCAAAGGCGAAAAATATTACAATGTTCAAAGCATTGTGTTCCCTGATAAGAGTTTTGAGATTTTGATTAGTGATGTAACAAGACCCGAAAAACGGCGATTGTTGAAACAACAATTGACATCGAATATTGCACACGAATTGAAAACTCCTTTGGCTTCTATTAAAGGATACCTGGAAACGATTATAAACAACCAAAGTCTGCCAAAGGAAAAACAGGTATACTTTGTGCAACGGGCTTTCATTCAGAGCGAACGGCTCAATTCACTACTCAATGATATTTCATTATTGAATAACATTGAAGATGCCGGCGATTTGTTTGAGTTTAAGCAGGTGCATTTGCGACCCCTGATTAACGATGTGATCGAGAACCTGGAATCGCGCATGAATGAAAAAAACATCGTGATTCAGCTCGCTGTTGATGAAAAAGTGACTGTTTTCGGAAATGATAGTTTGCTGTCCTCTATTTTCCAGAACTTCGTTGAAAATTCCATTAATTATGCAGGCGAAAATGCTTCGATTAAGATAAAACAGTACCTGGAAGATGAGAAGTTCTATTACCTGAGTTATTCTGATTCCGGAAAGGGAATTGCGGAGGCACACCTTCCAAGAATATTCGAACGTTTTTATCGTGCCGATGAAGGACGAACAAGAGAAAACGGAGGAACCGGATTAGGTTTGTCGATTGTTAAAAATGCTGTTCAACTCCATCGGGGAGAAATTTCGGTTCGAAACAAACCCGAAGGCGGTCTGGAATTCTTGTTTTCGTTGGCAAAAGCATAA